A section of the Anabaena cylindrica PCC 7122 genome encodes:
- the dut gene encoding dUTP diphosphatase, whose product MKVKILKLDRLAIIPKYEHSNDSGLDLFSTEELQIASGESRLVHIGISIELPPGTEAQIRPRSGLALKHQITVLNTPGTIDEGYRGEIGVILINHGKETFKVTKGMKIAQMVITPVIRVEIEEVDSLSDTSRGTSGFGSTGITANK is encoded by the coding sequence ATGAAAGTAAAAATTTTAAAACTAGACAGGCTGGCAATTATACCTAAGTACGAACATTCAAATGATTCGGGGCTAGATTTATTTTCTACGGAAGAACTACAAATCGCTAGTGGCGAAAGCAGGTTAGTACATATAGGTATTTCAATAGAATTACCTCCAGGAACTGAGGCTCAAATTCGTCCTAGAAGTGGTTTAGCTCTTAAACACCAAATTACTGTTTTAAATACTCCAGGCACGATAGACGAAGGTTATCGCGGAGAAATAGGCGTAATTTTAATAAATCATGGAAAAGAGACTTTTAAAGTTACAAAAGGAATGAAAATTGCTCAAATGGTTATTACACCTGTAATTCGCGTTGAAATTGAAGAAGTTGATAGCTTAAGTGATACATCTAGAGGAACTAGTGGTTTTGGTTCAACGGGAATTACTGCAAATAAATAA
- the dcd gene encoding dCTP deaminase: MIKNDIWITEMAKKGMISPFEPSLVRHFEELPVISFGLSSFGYDIRLSHEDFRIFKHIPGTVVDPKNFNAENLEQTKLHTDENGSYFILPAHSYGLGVALERLEIPDNITVICIGKSTYARCGIIANVTPAEAAWRGYLTLELSNASSADCRIYANEGIVQLMFLEGAPCAVNYEARQGKYQDQLGVVTLARV, translated from the coding sequence GTGATTAAAAACGATATCTGGATTACCGAAATGGCTAAAAAAGGCATGATTTCGCCTTTTGAGCCAAGTTTAGTACGTCATTTTGAAGAACTGCCTGTAATTTCATTTGGTCTTAGCAGCTTTGGCTACGACATCAGACTATCGCATGAAGATTTCCGTATTTTTAAGCATATTCCAGGCACAGTAGTTGATCCCAAAAATTTTAATGCTGAAAACTTGGAGCAAACAAAACTCCATACAGATGAAAATGGTAGTTACTTTATCCTTCCAGCACATTCCTACGGACTTGGGGTTGCTCTTGAAAGGCTGGAAATACCAGATAATATTACAGTCATTTGCATTGGCAAAAGTACTTACGCAAGATGTGGTATAATTGCAAACGTAACTCCTGCGGAGGCTGCTTGGCGTGGCTACTTAACCTTAGAGTTATCCAACGCTTCTAGTGCTGACTGTCGCATTTATGCTAATGAAGGCATAGTACAATTGATGTTTTTAGAAGGAGCGCCCTGTGCAGTTAATTATGAAGCGCGTCAGGGTAAATATCAAGACCAGTTAGGTGTTGTAACTCTGGCTAGGGTTTAA
- a CDS encoding outer membrane beta-barrel protein, producing MKRLLKSLLTISALSSLVIAPAFLTVGKAAAETQKGTDASYIGAGVAAGVTNGGQNNDAATLGGNITGRVKLGNTPFSARGNVLWSDETTAIIPEVSLDVPIANKTNAFITGGYSFVEADGKPTPLGNRDSVVVGAGVESEVAKNFLVYTNAKVGLKAYQNSDASAVSINGGLGYRFR from the coding sequence ATGAAACGTTTACTCAAGTCTTTACTCACCATTTCTGCTTTATCTTCTTTAGTAATTGCTCCTGCATTTCTTACAGTTGGTAAAGCTGCTGCTGAAACACAAAAGGGTACTGATGCTAGTTATATTGGTGCTGGTGTAGCGGCTGGTGTTACAAATGGCGGTCAAAATAACGATGCTGCTACCTTGGGCGGAAATATCACAGGCCGTGTGAAATTAGGAAATACTCCCTTTTCCGCACGCGGTAATGTTCTCTGGAGTGATGAAACAACTGCTATCATTCCTGAAGTTTCTTTAGATGTACCCATTGCTAATAAAACCAATGCCTTTATCACTGGTGGCTATTCTTTTGTAGAGGCAGATGGTAAGCCAACACCTTTGGGTAATAGAGATTCTGTAGTTGTAGGTGCTGGAGTAGAATCTGAAGTTGCCAAAAACTTCCTCGTCTACACTAATGCTAAAGTTGGACTTAAAGCTTACCAAAATAGTGATGCTTCTGCTGTGAGCATCAATGGTGGTCTTGGCTATCGCTTTAGATAG
- a CDS encoding dCTP deaminase domain-containing protein, which produces MSLLTDTDLEIMKCYSTYEWQNQSDDQPKIYIDPFSPNSLTPIGYDLRVGGSYMSASKGEEVLVNQNSPVIIEPGDTTLITVFEEIRMPKNHKFSGLILSKVSKVSKGLSNISTTIDPDWVGHLVIAVHNFSQESITINFKDTFCTVVFLENKSPSTKESRHTSGRNDILRQRMSEAAKKVQRDRDKEKSKENKQKKKKKETENFLQVFSSLGIILIFIVIGYVFFKQKPDIFITTIGVGVAISQTALIVITNIFNSED; this is translated from the coding sequence ATGTCATTGCTAACAGATACTGATTTGGAAATAATGAAATGCTACAGTACATATGAGTGGCAAAATCAGAGTGACGATCAACCCAAGATTTATATTGATCCATTTTCACCTAATAGTCTAACACCTATAGGATATGACTTAAGAGTAGGTGGGAGTTATATGTCCGCATCTAAAGGGGAAGAAGTTCTTGTAAATCAAAATTCTCCAGTTATTATTGAGCCAGGAGATACAACTCTAATTACGGTTTTTGAAGAAATTAGAATGCCAAAAAACCATAAATTTTCAGGATTAATTTTATCAAAAGTATCCAAAGTTTCAAAAGGTTTATCGAATATATCTACAACAATCGACCCTGATTGGGTTGGTCATCTTGTAATAGCTGTACATAATTTTTCACAAGAAAGTATAACGATAAATTTTAAAGATACATTCTGTACAGTTGTGTTCCTTGAAAATAAATCACCTTCTACAAAAGAATCTCGACATACATCTGGAAGGAATGATATTTTAAGGCAAAGAATGTCAGAGGCTGCTAAAAAAGTACAACGGGACAGAGATAAAGAAAAAAGCAAGGAAAATAAACAGAAAAAGAAAAAAAAGGAAACAGAAAACTTTCTTCAAGTATTTTCATCTCTTGGTATTATTTTGATTTTTATAGTTATAGGATACGTATTTTTTAAACAAAAGCCCGATATATTTATAACTACTATAGGAGTTGGTGTCGCTATCTCCCAAACAGCCCTAATAGTTATTACAAATATTTTTAATAGTGAAGATTAA
- a CDS encoding GNAT family N-acetyltransferase, producing MTSEKLITFHLNGETLIFKKVNSEYGGESVAFGLFKQDGTCLGKSLCRTNRFKERVWYLSDIEILQQFKRRGYGSELLEKTCEALWQIEKMDILLERPGNSIASDGFDRKAWYEKHGFIPHPNPDITFMWRELP from the coding sequence ATGACTAGTGAAAAGTTGATCACATTTCATTTAAATGGAGAGACTCTTATCTTCAAGAAAGTTAATAGTGAATATGGAGGGGAGAGTGTAGCGTTTGGTCTTTTCAAGCAAGACGGAACTTGTCTTGGGAAGAGTTTATGCAGGACTAACAGGTTTAAAGAACGCGTCTGGTATTTATCTGATATAGAAATTTTGCAACAATTTAAGAGACGTGGGTATGGTTCCGAGTTGCTAGAAAAAACTTGTGAAGCTCTGTGGCAAATAGAAAAAATGGATATCCTCTTAGAAAGACCAGGAAACTCTATTGCATCTGATGGTTTTGATAGAAAGGCTTGGTATGAAAAGCATGGTTTTATCCCACATCCAAACCCAGACATAACTTTTATGTGGCGTGAATTGCCATGA
- the sir gene encoding sulfite reductase, ferredoxin dependent — translation MVNSAPSPVSNRKPSKVEGIKENSNFLREPVATEILQDTTHFSEDAIQILKFHGSYQQDNRDNRAKGQEKDYQFMLRTKNPGGLVPPQLYLALDKLADEYGNHTLRATTRQGFQVHGILKKNLKSAIATIVQNLGSTLGACGDINRNVMAPPAPLKNRPEYEYAWEYAQNIADLLSPQTGAYYEIWLDGEKAISVEEHPDVKAARQSNGNGTIVHDSVEPIYGTHYMPRKFKICVTVPGDNSVDLYSQDLTLVVITNKKGELQGFDVFAGGGLGRTHNKEETFARVADPICYVGKDDVYNFVKAVVATQRDYGDRTDRRHARLKYLINDWGVDKFRTQVEEYFGKSVEPFKPLPKFKYQDFLGWNEQGDGKLFLGISIENGRVKDEGAFQLKTALREIVEKFNLPIRLTGNQNLLFYEIDPEDKAAIQEILDRCGVVADPSQIAALTRFAMACPALPTCGLAITESERAIPGILDRIRALLDKLGLQKDHFVVRMTGCPNGCARPYMAELGFVGSAPESYQVWLGGSPDQTRLAQPIIEKLHDNDIESFLEPIFIYFKKFRKGKESFGDFCDRMGFDAIREFSATYTPGEPTSSGKSRHRVSLRDDVYLHLKETAEKQNRPMTDLVHDALDKYFQNL, via the coding sequence ATGGTTAACTCTGCTCCTTCCCCCGTTAGCAACCGCAAGCCTTCCAAAGTAGAAGGTATCAAAGAAAATAGTAATTTTTTGCGTGAACCTGTAGCTACTGAGATTCTCCAGGACACAACTCACTTTAGTGAAGATGCAATCCAGATTCTCAAGTTTCACGGGTCTTATCAACAAGATAACCGTGATAATCGCGCTAAAGGACAAGAAAAAGATTATCAGTTTATGCTGCGGACAAAAAATCCTGGTGGGTTAGTACCACCGCAGCTGTATTTGGCTTTAGACAAGCTGGCTGATGAATATGGTAATCATACGCTCAGAGCTACGACTCGCCAAGGATTTCAGGTACATGGTATCCTGAAAAAGAATCTTAAAAGTGCGATCGCTACTATTGTCCAAAATTTAGGTTCAACTTTAGGCGCTTGTGGTGACATTAACCGCAACGTCATGGCTCCCCCAGCCCCTTTAAAAAATCGTCCAGAATATGAATATGCTTGGGAATATGCCCAAAATATTGCTGATTTGCTCTCTCCCCAAACTGGCGCTTATTATGAAATTTGGTTAGATGGGGAAAAAGCAATTAGTGTAGAAGAACATCCAGATGTCAAAGCTGCACGACAAAGCAATGGTAACGGTACTATTGTTCATGATTCCGTAGAACCAATCTATGGAACTCACTATATGCCCCGCAAATTTAAAATTTGTGTCACGGTTCCGGGTGATAATTCCGTTGATTTATATTCCCAAGATTTGACTTTGGTTGTCATCACCAATAAAAAAGGCGAATTGCAAGGGTTTGATGTCTTTGCTGGTGGTGGTTTAGGAAGAACCCATAATAAAGAAGAGACCTTTGCCAGAGTTGCTGACCCCATTTGCTATGTCGGCAAAGATGATGTTTATAATTTCGTCAAAGCTGTAGTCGCTACTCAAAGAGATTATGGCGATCGCACCGACCGACGACACGCTCGGTTAAAATATTTAATCAATGATTGGGGTGTAGACAAATTCCGCACCCAAGTAGAAGAATATTTTGGTAAAAGTGTCGAACCTTTTAAACCCTTACCCAAGTTCAAATATCAGGACTTTTTAGGCTGGAATGAACAAGGGGACGGTAAACTGTTTTTGGGTATTTCCATTGAGAATGGTCGGGTTAAAGATGAAGGTGCATTCCAACTAAAAACCGCTTTACGGGAAATAGTTGAGAAATTTAACCTCCCCATTCGGCTGACAGGCAACCAAAATCTGCTATTTTACGAAATTGACCCAGAAGATAAAGCAGCAATTCAAGAGATTCTAGACCGTTGTGGTGTTGTTGCTGACCCTAGCCAAATAGCAGCCTTAACTCGCTTTGCTATGGCTTGTCCCGCTTTACCTACCTGCGGTTTAGCAATTACCGAATCTGAAAGAGCAATTCCCGGAATTTTAGACAGAATCCGCGCTTTATTAGATAAATTAGGTTTACAAAAAGACCATTTTGTGGTGAGGATGACTGGTTGCCCTAACGGTTGCGCTCGTCCTTATATGGCTGAATTGGGTTTTGTGGGTAGCGCACCGGAATCCTATCAAGTGTGGTTGGGTGGTTCACCAGATCAAACGCGTTTAGCTCAACCTATCATTGAGAAATTGCATGACAATGATATAGAGAGTTTCCTAGAACCGATATTTATCTACTTCAAAAAATTCCGCAAAGGAAAAGAGAGTTTTGGTGATTTTTGCGATCGCATGGGTTTTGATGCTATCCGCGAATTTTCAGCCACCTATACACCCGGAGAACCCACCAGCAGCGGTAAATCACGTCATCGGGTCAGTCTGAGAGATGATGTGTATTTACACCTCAAGGAAACAGCAGAAAAGCAAAATCGACCAATGACTGATTTGGTACATGATGCACTAGATAAGTACTTCCAAAATCTGTAG
- a CDS encoding Npun_F0813 family protein, with protein sequence MFILKRQDVEISTIQHPTRDQQVPILHYQGQTFRLISVFKASQEVEAKALWRSLTDNRGKACVLLEEPERFSVWGKIRLEQLENDTGSHSSVEILTLASIVLLQAVYLDIEDLLGNRQASLFEKDITGILQQKQFPQISSSEAVKSLLTVEPSQIPKLPSWQETHVIILLEELHRLGKTYFGDTNFARQLKDRLQDMPEEEQLVFIGWLNQSPLGKLWQ encoded by the coding sequence ATGTTTATTCTCAAACGCCAGGATGTTGAAATCTCAACTATTCAGCACCCAACGCGGGATCAGCAGGTGCCGATCCTCCATTATCAGGGGCAAACCTTTCGCCTGATAAGTGTTTTCAAAGCTAGTCAAGAGGTTGAAGCCAAAGCGTTGTGGCGGTCTCTTACTGACAATCGTGGTAAAGCCTGTGTCCTACTGGAAGAACCAGAGCGTTTTAGCGTCTGGGGTAAAATCCGCTTGGAACAGCTAGAAAATGATACAGGTAGTCATAGCAGTGTTGAAATTTTGACGTTAGCCAGTATTGTGCTGCTGCAAGCCGTTTATCTAGATATCGAAGATTTATTAGGTAATCGGCAAGCGAGTTTATTTGAAAAAGACATAACAGGGATACTACAGCAAAAGCAATTTCCCCAAATATCTTCCTCAGAGGCAGTCAAATCTTTGCTAACTGTTGAGCCTTCACAAATACCTAAACTGCCTTCTTGGCAAGAAACTCATGTGATTATTCTCCTGGAAGAACTGCATCGACTAGGAAAAACTTATTTTGGTGATACCAATTTTGCTCGTCAACTCAAGGATCGGTTACAAGATATGCCCGAAGAAGAGCAATTAGTATTCATCGGTTGGTTAAATCAATCACCACTAGGTAAACTTTGGCAGTAG
- a CDS encoding ADP-ribosylglycohydrolase family protein, which translates to MIPAKILSGLMGVCVGDALGVPVEFTSRAERKISPVTTMLGYGTWNQPPGTWSDDSSLTLCLVECLCEEFSLLEIANSFWRWYKEGYWAAHGEAFDIGGTTKQAILNWQQGASPLEAGGTSEKSNGNGSLMRILPMVYCHQMFTFPELITRVHQVSCITHAHIRSQMACGIYISVAIELLAGFEPKAAYLQGLSKIQSLYSGSEYILEKPHFDRVFSGEIARIPIEEINSGGYVVDTLEASLWCLLNTSAYAEAVLKAVNLGGDTDTTAAVTGGLAGIYYGVENIPQEWIDQIARQRDIIDLANRLAKAVDSEGEIGN; encoded by the coding sequence ATGATCCCTGCAAAAATATTATCAGGTTTAATGGGTGTATGTGTCGGAGATGCCTTAGGTGTACCTGTGGAGTTCACCAGCCGGGCTGAACGCAAGATATCTCCGGTGACAACTATGTTGGGTTATGGTACGTGGAATCAGCCACCGGGGACTTGGTCAGATGATAGTTCACTAACTTTGTGTTTGGTCGAATGTCTTTGTGAGGAATTTTCACTTTTAGAAATTGCTAATTCTTTCTGGCGTTGGTACAAAGAAGGTTATTGGGCTGCTCACGGTGAAGCCTTTGATATTGGTGGCACGACAAAACAAGCTATTCTCAATTGGCAACAGGGAGCGTCACCTCTAGAAGCAGGCGGTACTAGTGAGAAAAGTAATGGTAATGGTTCTTTGATGCGAATTTTACCAATGGTTTATTGTCATCAAATGTTTACTTTTCCTGAACTCATTACCAGAGTGCATCAAGTTTCTTGCATTACTCATGCCCATATCCGTTCTCAAATGGCCTGTGGCATTTATATTAGTGTTGCGATAGAGCTATTGGCAGGTTTTGAACCTAAAGCAGCTTATTTACAAGGATTAAGCAAAATTCAGTCTCTCTATTCTGGCAGTGAATATATTTTAGAAAAACCCCATTTTGATAGAGTTTTTAGTGGTGAAATTGCCAGAATACCTATAGAAGAGATTAATTCTGGTGGTTATGTGGTTGATACTTTAGAGGCATCTTTGTGGTGTTTGTTAAATACCTCTGCTTATGCCGAAGCAGTTCTCAAAGCTGTTAATTTAGGCGGAGATACAGATACTACTGCCGCCGTGACTGGTGGTTTGGCGGGAATTTATTACGGTGTGGAAAATATTCCTCAAGAATGGATTGACCAAATTGCCCGTCAACGGGACATCATTGACCTAGCAAATCGATTGGCTAAGGCTGTTGATAGTGAAGGGGAAATCGGCAATTGA